The sequence AAGaacttttctctctctttctgatctctttgatatattttgatcACGCGGCCGTCCACTGTTTCGTGAAGCGTTAACATCGTTCAATTCATTTCGGCTGAAACCGGCCACCGGTTGGCAAACATCGCGACGTTTACATTTTTCCGCCCTGCACAGCCGGCATTCTCTGCGACCCGCCAAGAAAAGATACTGTTACCGGTCCTGTCTTGGCTTGACGGATCAACCACACGCGTCTTTAAGTTACTAATCTTCTCAAAAATGTGGGGATAGTAAGGTTTCAAAGAGACTTGGTCCTGGGAAGACCACAGGATAGATTATCTGAATTAACACGTCAATCAAATAGACGGAACTGAATTTCATATCATGAAAAGTGAACTATGTAGAACCTGGTTACAATTTTAGCGTCTTGTCAATTAAGGAAACTCAGTCATTGGGATTCTGTTGTCACTTTCGACCTAAAATCATCATCCTTGCTGGCTTCTTTGTAAACTTTCAACACCATGTCAAGACAGTACTTTCGAATTTTTcttgtttcaatgtttttccGAAGAGTTGAGCATGAAAAGAAAGCATCCAAagttttcaaatgtattttgagacagaaaatagaaatagatGATAACAAAAGTGGCCAGAACCTTAATAGAACTCTTGTAATGATTTCAAGACACAAAGTGAATGGTACGAAAACAGCACGTACCTCTGACCGGTGGTTGTGCTGAAGTAGGAAGTGTTCCATTCCGGGTACAGCTACCGCCTGGACCTGTGGTGAGATGTACATCAATTAAGTAGGGCTCAAGCACATTGATAATTTTTAAATATCTTTAAGTAGAAACCATACAGAATTCAGTACACCATATTATGGGGCCTCTTGACTGGAATATATCTCTGAATTGTAAACAAATCATACACTTGAGTTATAAAAAGTCGTATAGTTTATCATATTTCAGAACTTCAGTCCAAAGatggtttgttttgtaatcGGAAGACATACTTGACTTAACAAAAATGATAGATATTCAGATTTATGGTTTATTCTGAGAAAGGGAAATTAATTTGCTAGATTCATAGCTTAAACTGGTTGATACACAAACATATCGAAGAAATACAAACATAAAACTGAAGTTCTGTTGTAGTaacaaggaaagccgctaggacGTCCTTGACCTCCGCCTTCCCCAACACCTACactcatacaaaatatcattgcaatgcATTCCTACAACATTAGCATAacgtaatctcaaagcagatccacggtggtgTAATATAGtatctccggtgcccgtttgactccctttggccggctatactccttggccagctttgatactatcttatggcaccgtaggatctgcttggagatcaaacATTACGTAAGTCCTAGGGATGGAGAAATCATGAGTAAACTTGGGTATTGTTTCCACACACTTCAAGACACAATAGCTCAAGGACAACTCACCTGTAGAGGGGCGGGGTCCAGCGGCATGTTCACTGGTTCACCTGACGTCCCGTACACGACAGTCACGTTCTCATTGGGGACGTCAAACCCCGGAAACCTTACGGCGTGAGCCAACGGAACCACTGGGGACCTGTTCGCCTCCTGTAGTACGTACTGTAGGGTGCGGATGTAGTCCATGGCGGCGTGCAGGGTGTCCACTTTACTCGGCTTACGgttgggagggagggagggcaCCATACGCCGCAGTTTGGCGAACCCCGTGTTCAAGTTGCGTACTCTCTGGCGTTCACGGGCGTTCGCTTCACGTCTCTGTTAATTAGGTCACGAGAAAaacatttacatatttacaaataaacaaatttgtAAACAATTCGCTATACAACATACAGTAAGAGAGATGGGGCAGTGTTCATTGAAATGATGTGCTGATTTCTGTCTTCCTTATTTTCTATCGATGATTTTGAAGCgataagaaaatgaagaaatgggCATGTATGAACAATGATGAAATGCTTCAAATTGCATCGAATTTatcacaagaaaaacaagggtATTAAAGCATTTGTTCTGTTTCTATGTTGAAGAACTATAAATaataagaacaaaaaaaaaagcattttagcTGACTATTTGTTATGAAAGAGTATTATTTTCAGGTGTACCTGAAGTGTAGTGCAGTGTAGTGATTACATGAGAAGAAGAGAAGGATTACCTTTGCTATAATGTCTTCTGGGTCATCATGACTTGACAGCGAACTACTGCCGCTAGACCGTCGCCGGCGTCGCACGATTGCAACGGGCACGGGCAGAGAGCCGCCCTCCTTCCGCAAGACATCGCTGAGCAGCTCGGGCTTGGGCGTCGGATACGTGACTGCAGCGGGCGGGCCTCGGAAGACGTGACGCCCGACGAAGTCCTCACCGACGTACGGTGGAGGGTTTGGTTCTTCCGGGGACGGAGTCAAGCGAGAGTCGTCATCTTTTTCTAAGAAGCTCTCGAGGTCAACGCAAGCCGTGCTTGAAGGCGAAATGTCTTGTGTAAGATGTCCGGTTTTGTCGCCATCTTCTGGACCAAGATTCGGGATGGAAGGAACGGAGAGAAGAAACCCCTGTCCTCGGAGGTAGCCGATGTCGTCGTTTTCAGGCGGAGGGGTAGGCACGGGGACCGGCCGGGCGTGATTGCTGACGTACGGGCTCTGCAGGGAGTGAGCGGCCACGGCAGGTCGCACGGACGGGACGGTACTGCACCTGGCCCCGAGGGTCGTGAAGGAACTCACGGTATTCCCGCCGAGGAAAAACGACTGCCAAGGCACGCCGGGGTAAAATGGACGATATTGCGAGCAGTTGTCATAGTCCACTACTCCTCTTCCACAGGTAACGAAGTTACCGTGATGGTGTGTGCTCGCAGGCGGTGGCTGGACGAACCCCTCCCCGACAAACGCATGACCATGCCTCGCTGGTCCTTCCTGCGTCTTTTCCACGTTGCAGAACTCCGCTGGAAACGGTTTGGGCTGGAAGCAGACATTTTGAGCCAGCTTCTCGGGAACGCCTGACGCAGGAGACGCAAGTTCTAAATGAGATCCCGATGTGATGTCCACAACTTGTACCGGCTCTTCTGACACGCCACCTGCGTTGCAAATTACGTCCATCTTCCAGCCGAGGAACTTTAGGTCAGGTTTTCTATACACATGTTCGCTTGTTCCAGAAATGCACCTAAACGACGATAGACTCAAGAATATTCCAGCCGTACGGCTGTTACCAATCTTCGTTTCAAGTATGGCGCAAAAATCCAGAAGCGCTGCTGTCCTGCGCACCTGCGCCGAGAACTACCGGCATCcaaaccatgacgtcatcatgtcGAACACCTGCACCGCTATATGATGCAATTACGTCATTAATCTAATTATGATACACCTGTAGCTTTTCGCGTGGCgttcattatcataatcattatcatatCGCCCTGCTTGCTTGGATTAAGATTCTTCGTTTGTCCCGAGCGTATATCCTATTTTTTGTGTGACGATCTTCTGGATCTGTACCGCAACATACAAATGGTATGCTTTCTATATACTTATGATGTAAGTTTATTGAGGctgacaaaaatgtaataatgATCATCATTAATTTTACTGTAGGACCTTCGAAGCACTATTGTATCTTTAGCATTTCTTGTATGTAAGAAAAAGTACAGTGTCGTCTCTAGAATTGTTGCTACTTTTTGTCATGAGAGGAGTCTGGCGGAGCCCATTGTTTACGTGTGTCGGAATGGACACGACCGGTACCGTGTTGTTTACACGGTGTTGCGTGGCAGGGTACACCCCGCTACTGTTTCCCTGGTCAGATAACAGAGATTTGGATCACTGACACAGTCCCACAAACCACACCGTACAATAGGCGGCCAGGACGTGGCACGTGTCGCTGCTACATGGCAGGAAAACAGACGATAGGTACGAAGCGTGGtctctatttcagtatttgtgaGAAAAGTACTAACGAAACAAGGTCTCTATTTGTGAGAAAAGTACGTACGAAGCAAGGTCTCTAGCTCTATTTGTGAGAAAAACAGACGACACTTGAAGTACGAATGCAAGCAAGGCCTCTGTGAGAAAAACAGACGACTAGAACGAAGCCAGACCTCTATTTGCGAGAATAACAGACGACATAACGCATTACTTGAGAAAACATACGGCAAGTTCAATCTTGGTCTCTGTGAGGAAAACAGCCTACAACTTAAGTACAAGTACCGAACAAGGTCTCTATTtgtgaattaaaaaaagcaGACGACAAGTACGAAGCAGGGTCTCTATATTCGTGAGCAAAATAGACAACAAGTACGAAGCAACGTCTCTATTTGTGAGAAAAATAGATGACATCAAGTATCAGTTGAGGAAAGTTCAACCATGGTCTGTGCGAGGAAAACATTCGACAATCTTGGGCTTTGTGAGGAAAACAAACGACAAGTACGAAGCACGATCTCAACTTGTAAGGAAAACAGACGACAAGACAAAAACCAGCTCTAAACTTACGTGAGGAAACCGGCACTCGGACGACAAGTACGAATCGAGTCTCGAGAGGAACACAGATTACAAGGAGAGCCCTGATCTATACTtatgaaaaaagaaacagacagGTACCAAACAATGTTTCTATTAGTGAGGAAAACAGATGATAAGCGTAAACTACAGAAATAGCGTCGTCGTTATATGCTACTGACTGAACTTGTCCGAGTTTCATAACTAACATAAGATTTGTTCAAGTAGGACTACACATGTGAACGATAAGAAAAACACTAACTGATTCtaaaaaagaaagttttaaTAAGAAGATTCGAAAAGAAGTAAAActaattgaaaaaaatcttttgcaAAATACACGTATTACATGACTCAAAGAGAAGACTTACTCCCTTTGAATTATAAATCGTTCTTGGACGTGCACAATGTATTTCTATTGAGTTAGTCCCAAGAATGCTTGCTGATACTTACTTAGTCTATCcagttcatacatgtacagttacacACTACATCTGATCCGTCCCAAACCAACATATTACACGGTGGCTGAACATGTGTAACTCCAGTCGACCCATTAGCCTTGTACCGGGAGAAACCATTGTGCAGGGGAGGAGGGACACTTGAGGTAACCAGTCATGGCGCCAAAGAACGTGCAATAGGGCGCCACATGGAGAGGAACAGGAGAAGAAAAGTCAATGACTTGTGACAAGGAGGATTCTACTGCTTCTCATGTTGCTTAAGATGGGCCTTTATGTCACCATTTAAAATGACGAATGCAGtccctaatacccctgtcacattatcaacggtcttcgggcgtatcgatggatgATCGGCCGTATATAGCATCGACAGAGAGGGTTgcacgtatttttcacctgaaaaccgtccctgtcacatataacccatactttgtaccttgtacaattgttgtgcaataaagttattatcataagcgaaactcgggcgattgccgcagactcgtcgtccgatcaattttcgctacatgtgaggggggtataacaaTTGCAACATGTCCGAGCCGGGGCCGACTCAGGCTAACATCCCATACTCTAGGGACTCCTCTGCAAagaatgtactgaaaatattcatCAATCAGTTTCCAAATTTGGCATCATCAAAAATCTGAAAGGCAAGTATTTCCAAATTTGAATAAACGCGTGATAGAAAAGGGCAGCTGGGACACCGTAAAGACTTTGCCTCCCAACGTCTGCTCTAACGTTACCTTAAAAAACCTTCTGTAGTATACACTTTTGTTCTAATCCGCTAGAGGCCGCTTCGTTTTGTCTGCACCAGGTGTTGCAGATGGCATGTATCATGGCAATTGATATTTTGTACCAACTACTTGTTAGATGTTTGGATAAAGTTACAATTGTTGCTGCGAAATGTATTGATAATCGTATTTCTGCGTCTATACGGTAATTCGACGAGTTGCTAATATTCGTAACACCAGGACGCTTGTTTTCGTGAGTTTgtatgatgacgtcattgtcaGACGACAGGCCCACATGTTTCAAGGCAAGAAAGTCGACATTTTCTGCGTCGTTAGCGTCAGCTTGTTAGGTATACGTCATATTTGTCATCAGATTTAACGTTTAGTATGGAAAGTCTATTTACAACTAAATATGTGAGGTactaaaatgattagatttctTTGTGGTTTATATTTTTTATACCAGGATATAACCCGACTTATTACCTGAAGGTTTTAATGAATTATCTTTAGACGTTGCGCTATTGTAGAACTCAAGTAAACATTATCTATTAAACGTCTTAGAAAATAGATGATTAATTTGTTTAGGTGGTGCTCTAGATCTATTAATTGCGCTGCAAAGACATCCAAATCATTTATGATACGCTCCTTATCTTGGATATAATGTAACATTATCGTATACATTTCAATGTCACCCCAAACTTACAGCATGTACATGTCAAATGTCATTACGAGATAAAAACCAACTGTTCTTAACAACTATTCAGTATTTGTTGCTGATTTAGCATAGTACATGGATATATCAATTCTTGTTTCGGTTGATTTGATTTGGAAATGTATTTGCATTTGTTTTACGTAAAACTTGACTAGTTAAACGTTTCTGTTTTAAGCTTGTATTTATTTTGgataaaaaaatacagttcTAGTAATTAACTAGCTAGTACAAATGTTTATCTGTATGATAAATCtgccaaagtcaattttttCAAGTATATACGTGTATCCGTAAAAAAATATGCAATTCAGCCTATGGCAGCGATGTACTTTTATAATTGAACACAATGATCAAATAGACAAGCATTATTTGTCCTTGGTGATATCGAATGTAATATTAGTGTGAAAGTTCAGAGAcgaaatgtttttcttctttcttttcaggAATGAAAGCAAAATGAGGCGAGCAGCTGTGTACAGCACGGAGCGAGCCGGCTCTTTCCGTCAAAACCCCGCTTCGTTTCCGTCAAGTCGAACCCTCACAGGTTAAAATAAGACGCGAAAGCAAATTCTTGAAATGTCTTCGCTTACTGCCAAATGCTTGAGTTGCCTTGGCCGGCCGCCGCAGGGAAGTGTCGTCTTACATAGTGACGTTATCCAAGGCCGGTAAGTACCCGGGCTGTAGGAATGAAACATGGCGGACGCTGACGGCCGTGCGTGCGCCCCAGGGGAGCGATGCGAAGATAAAATGGCTCGGAGGGCGAGGATAAGGGCACGGCGGGCGAGAGAGATGGAAGTAGCGGCGCGGAATGAAGCTCAGTACACCGAGACGACCGTCACTGTAACCACGGCGTCTCTGTACAAGCAGGAGGCGCGGGTATGTGGAGCCACCGCTGCCGAGACGAACTTAGGAACGCCCGAGAACTTTAAGCAACCAGAAGGAGCGAGCGCAGCTCCGAAAGAACGGGAACAGCAGCCGCAGAAGACGTCCAGATCGAAGGAGAAGAAAGGCGGCAGGCGGCTAGTAAGCAGACATATACGGGAGAAAAGACGGAGCACCGGCATAGTCAACCTGCAGATGGTCCTTGCAGACGACATGGACGACGATCATGACCAGGTATGGTAATGTTACAGTTTACCAGGGGGAGAACCAGACATTGAAAACCGAGTAGGGTGTCCTAGTTAAAGGCTGTAAGTTGCGAACGTGTCCCAGCTCGCAGTGTATAGTATACTACATAAAAATCAGGTTTTGATACTTTTTAATATCGTGAAATATCCAGAATGTCTTTATTTCTTGTGTTATTTTTCATGTGAGCCTGAGACCCCAATCAGAGAACGAGTTGTCCCTACCCGTTCCGATACGTGAGTGCCGGTGAAGGGTTACCCCAGTTATTTCTCAAAGTGGACATAACAAGGCACAAGTGCACACGGTTGTGACGGCTGCCCGCTGTGATGGGTACATAAGGGACCAGAGCGCCTTTCTAGAATGTCAAAACACAGCCGAAACAAgtcacaaatttaaaacatcacTCTCACCTTTATGGTGATCT comes from Branchiostoma floridae strain S238N-H82 chromosome 19, Bfl_VNyyK, whole genome shotgun sequence and encodes:
- the LOC118406980 gene encoding uncharacterized protein LOC118406980, with the protein product MADADGRACAPGERCEDKMARRARIRARRAREMEVAARNEAQYTETTVTVTTASLYKQEARVCGATAAETNLGTPENFKQPEGASAAPKEREQQPQKTSRSKEKKGGRRLVSRHIREKRRSTGIVNLQMVLADDMDDDHDQNSKSQEAVTTSATHQNDRKY
- the LOC118406964 gene encoding uncharacterized protein LOC118406964 — translated: MDVICNAGGVSEEPVQVVDITSGSHLELASPASGVPEKLAQNVCFQPKPFPAEFCNVEKTQEGPARHGHAFVGEGFVQPPPASTHHHGNFVTCGRGVVDYDNCSQYRPFYPGVPWQSFFLGGNTVSSFTTLGARCSTVPSVRPAVAAHSLQSPYVSNHARPVPVPTPPPENDDIGYLRGQGFLLSVPSIPNLGPEDGDKTGHLTQDISPSSTACVDLESFLEKDDDSRLTPSPEEPNPPPYVGEDFVGRHVFRGPPAAVTYPTPKPELLSDVLRKEGGSLPVPVAIVRRRRRSSGSSSLSSHDDPEDIIAKRREANARERQRVRNLNTGFAKLRRMVPSLPPNRKPSKVDTLHAAMDYIRTLQYVLQEANRSPVVPLAHAVRFPGFDVPNENVTVVYGTSGEPVNMPLDPAPLQVQAVAVPGMEHFLLQHNHRSEGGSNRHGEQLYLDHFGLRNMDRQVNQTSLPTPVFYNELSIGQTAEVQPA